One window of the Deinococcus cellulosilyticus NBRC 106333 = KACC 11606 genome contains the following:
- a CDS encoding tyrosine-type recombinase/integrase, translated as KVFHKLIGLAGVPRIRLHDLRHTSASLLVRQGIPIKVVAERLGHQDASLTLRIYTHVYEEQRKEAALTLNDLLKDTAKQVR; from the coding sequence AAGGTGTTCCACAAGCTGATTGGGCTCGCTGGGGTGCCCAGAATCAGACTGCATGACCTGCGACACACATCAGCTTCCTTGCTGGTACGGCAAGGGATTCCCATCAAAGTGGTGGCAGAAAGACTGGGACATCAGGATGCCAGTTTGACCCTACGAATCTACACCCATGTGTATGAGGAGCAGCGCAAAGAGGCCGCTTTGACCCTGAATGACCTGCTCAAGGATACTGCAAAACAGGTCAGATAG